A genomic stretch from Pelagicoccus enzymogenes includes:
- a CDS encoding LacI family DNA-binding transcriptional regulator → MPQPSRKKGKRPPTLADVGRKAGVSAMAVSAVLNGSNSSVRISEETQRRIRKAAADLRYRPNIAARALVNRRMNTIGAFIVVEGLELNHYFLEVFNGIIAGASEHNQNVTVFTLDTWSDAKEQLERAFDGRIDGMILIAPIVGEEFAKGMNPDMPCVSLHANVDIEGVVNLESDEEKGAYDMVRFLVDKGHRRIMHLAGPRGLLGAERRISGYRRALADAGVEWDESLLKSMPYSDVEARAVMEKWLQDNSLDLLPHAIFCANDQMALGCVEALSGAGVKVPDDVSVCGFDDTLVARVTVPPLTTVRQPLRQMGVEAVSTLLKRIDSEEERGEVKPAPVVFPTELVVRNSVVER, encoded by the coding sequence ATGCCACAACCCTCCCGAAAAAAGGGCAAGCGCCCCCCCACGCTTGCTGATGTCGGCCGCAAGGCTGGCGTATCAGCAATGGCAGTGTCAGCCGTTCTCAACGGCTCCAATTCTTCTGTTCGTATTTCCGAGGAAACGCAACGGAGGATCCGCAAGGCGGCGGCGGATTTGAGGTATCGACCCAACATCGCGGCTCGAGCCTTGGTCAATCGCCGCATGAACACGATCGGCGCCTTCATCGTGGTGGAGGGCTTGGAGCTGAACCACTATTTCCTCGAGGTCTTCAATGGAATCATCGCGGGCGCTTCCGAGCACAACCAGAATGTAACGGTTTTCACCTTGGATACCTGGTCGGACGCGAAGGAGCAATTGGAGCGCGCCTTCGACGGTCGAATCGACGGCATGATCTTGATCGCTCCCATTGTGGGCGAGGAATTTGCCAAGGGAATGAATCCCGACATGCCCTGCGTATCGCTGCATGCGAACGTTGACATTGAAGGCGTAGTCAATCTCGAGTCGGATGAGGAAAAGGGCGCCTACGACATGGTGAGGTTCCTCGTGGACAAGGGGCATCGCCGCATCATGCACCTCGCCGGCCCGCGTGGCCTCTTGGGAGCGGAAAGGCGTATCTCCGGCTATCGGAGAGCTCTGGCCGATGCGGGAGTCGAATGGGACGAGTCCCTGCTCAAGTCGATGCCCTACAGCGACGTGGAGGCTAGAGCTGTAATGGAAAAATGGTTACAGGACAATTCTTTGGATTTGTTGCCGCATGCGATTTTCTGCGCGAACGACCAAATGGCTTTGGGCTGCGTGGAGGCGCTGTCCGGCGCTGGAGTGAAGGTGCCGGACGACGTTTCGGTTTGCGGTTTCGACGATACCTTGGTGGCCCGAGTCACCGTACCGCCCCTGACGACGGTTCGACAACCTCTAAGGCAGATGGGGGTCGAAGCTGTTTCGACGCTGCTCAAACGCATTGACTCGGAAGAGGAGCGTGGCGAGGTCAAGCCGGCTCCTGTTGTATTTCCGACGGAGCTGGTGGTTCGCAACTCCGTGGTGGAGCGCTGA
- a CDS encoding tyrosine recombinase XerC — MSKDEAWRSLWVDPFVRHLAGERRLSQYTARNYETALEVFFRYLDSETRWAGDLKKVDLRLARDFVIEQQRRVSRRTVHNYVSGLRTFFKYWIRQGKLETNPLVGIVLPKLPKKLPAFMTERQVKLLIDGPMRLLENEAIPPFQAWRDRLVLELLYGAGFRVSELCSLTYGQVSFDEGVARIVGKGGKSRICPLGRVAMAVLDKWRREFSVGTAFLDPVVLSNSGKKWNPRGVQLLLKKYLSLAELPMDLTPHKIRHSYATHLLDNGADLRLVQELLGHAKLSTTQIYTHVNISRLKEAFDQAHPRA, encoded by the coding sequence ATGAGCAAAGACGAAGCTTGGCGATCGCTTTGGGTAGATCCGTTTGTGCGGCATCTAGCCGGTGAGCGTCGGCTTTCGCAGTACACCGCGCGCAACTACGAAACTGCCTTGGAGGTCTTCTTTCGCTATCTTGATAGCGAAACGCGTTGGGCCGGCGATCTCAAGAAGGTCGACTTGCGTCTCGCTCGGGATTTCGTGATCGAACAACAGCGCCGCGTATCGCGTCGGACCGTTCATAACTACGTCTCCGGGCTGCGCACCTTTTTCAAGTATTGGATACGCCAAGGGAAGCTGGAGACGAACCCGCTGGTCGGGATCGTCTTGCCTAAACTGCCCAAGAAGTTGCCGGCTTTCATGACGGAGCGGCAAGTGAAGCTATTGATCGACGGTCCGATGCGACTGCTGGAGAACGAGGCAATCCCTCCTTTTCAAGCATGGCGAGATCGACTGGTCCTGGAGTTGCTCTATGGCGCCGGCTTTCGTGTGAGCGAGCTGTGCAGCCTCACCTATGGTCAAGTCAGCTTCGACGAGGGCGTCGCTCGAATCGTGGGCAAGGGAGGCAAGTCGCGCATTTGTCCCTTGGGACGCGTGGCGATGGCCGTATTGGATAAGTGGAGACGCGAATTTTCTGTGGGAACGGCGTTCCTGGATCCCGTAGTTCTCAGCAATTCGGGGAAGAAGTGGAATCCGCGCGGAGTGCAGCTGTTGCTCAAGAAGTACCTGTCCCTCGCGGAGTTGCCGATGGACCTGACGCCGCACAAGATTCGACATTCGTACGCGACTCACCTTCTCGACAACGGGGCGGACCTGCGGCTGGTGCAAGAGTTGCTAGGACACGCCAAGCTTTCCACCACCCAGATCTACACGCACGTTAACATCAGCCGCCTCAAGGAAGCGTTTGATCAGGCCCACCCAAGGGCTTAG
- the mazG gene encoding nucleoside triphosphate pyrophosphohydrolase, protein MLLPAERSDLMAGVSAIEELVETMARLRGPGGCPWDIEQDHQSIAQCLVDECSELLETIDKLDMEHMREELGDVLLQVVFHAQLAKEAGHFDFEAVAAEINEKLIRRHPHVFGDVDLSNSDAVLKQWDEIKAKEKANRPVNPSQFKDLPPALPALLFAYDVFKQIKKKALPVGDSVDMEAIAAMADELDEESAGHILFEIAAACRLKGIDPESAVRKFARRVMAESDAMVEPLEEKIG, encoded by the coding sequence ATGTTGCTTCCCGCAGAACGGAGCGACTTGATGGCGGGCGTGAGCGCTATTGAAGAATTGGTAGAAACGATGGCTCGTTTGCGGGGACCTGGCGGTTGCCCTTGGGACATCGAGCAGGATCATCAGTCGATCGCCCAGTGCTTGGTCGACGAATGCAGCGAGTTGTTGGAGACTATCGACAAGCTGGACATGGAGCACATGCGGGAGGAGCTGGGCGACGTTCTGTTGCAAGTCGTTTTTCACGCTCAGCTCGCGAAGGAGGCGGGGCATTTCGACTTCGAAGCGGTCGCCGCCGAGATCAACGAAAAGTTGATTCGCCGGCACCCGCATGTCTTCGGAGATGTCGACCTCTCCAACTCGGACGCTGTGTTGAAGCAGTGGGACGAGATCAAAGCGAAGGAAAAGGCGAACAGGCCGGTTAACCCATCGCAGTTCAAGGACCTGCCTCCGGCTCTTCCTGCCCTGCTCTTCGCCTACGACGTTTTCAAGCAAATCAAGAAGAAGGCGCTCCCCGTAGGCGATTCGGTTGACATGGAAGCGATCGCGGCGATGGCGGACGAGCTGGACGAGGAATCAGCGGGCCACATCCTTTTCGAAATTGCTGCGGCTTGCCGCTTGAAGGGCATCGATCCAGAGAGCGCGGTGCGCAAGTTTGCTCGTCGCGTGATGGCGGAAAGCGATGCCATGGTGGAGCCGCTCGAGGAAAAGATCGGCTAG
- a CDS encoding ThuA domain-containing protein — protein sequence MTRESAPPKIKVLLLTGQSNQWHNWKVSSRALEASVSADGMFEVDTLVTPDAGEDFSEFAPAWSDYDVVLLDYEGDVWPRETQRAFEAFVSGGGGLVAFHAADNAFPDWPAFNEMIGVGGWGGRGEDAGPKVRWRKGKMVLDDGPGVAMHPDPFEFLVETCAPDHPVMRGLPEAWLHAIDEQYSQLRGPAKNLTVLATAIAGPEIENGTSENEPMLMAIDYGKGRVFHTTLGHVGANDTETPAAMKCAGFLETLFRGLEWAATGEVTRAVPDDFPGTEFPEVRA from the coding sequence ATGACGCGAGAATCCGCCCCCCCGAAAATCAAAGTGCTCCTGCTGACGGGGCAATCGAACCAATGGCATAACTGGAAGGTGAGCAGCCGAGCTCTGGAGGCGTCGGTGAGCGCCGACGGTATGTTCGAAGTGGATACCTTGGTCACGCCGGATGCAGGAGAAGACTTCTCTGAGTTCGCTCCTGCCTGGAGCGACTACGACGTCGTGTTGCTCGACTACGAAGGGGACGTCTGGCCGAGGGAAACGCAGCGAGCCTTCGAAGCCTTCGTGAGCGGGGGAGGAGGGCTGGTTGCTTTTCACGCGGCGGACAACGCTTTTCCGGATTGGCCGGCCTTCAACGAGATGATAGGTGTCGGAGGCTGGGGAGGGCGCGGCGAAGACGCGGGGCCGAAGGTGCGTTGGCGCAAGGGAAAGATGGTTCTCGACGACGGGCCCGGCGTGGCCATGCACCCGGATCCTTTCGAGTTTTTAGTCGAAACCTGCGCTCCGGATCATCCCGTAATGCGTGGATTGCCGGAGGCCTGGCTGCACGCGATCGACGAGCAATACAGTCAGTTGCGCGGTCCCGCCAAGAACCTCACGGTGCTGGCGACCGCGATCGCGGGGCCTGAGATCGAAAACGGCACGAGCGAGAACGAGCCTATGCTGATGGCCATCGACTACGGAAAGGGGCGGGTTTTTCACACGACTTTGGGACATGTCGGAGCGAACGACACCGAAACGCCGGCGGCCATGAAGTGCGCGGGATTCCTGGAAACCCTTTTCCGAGGTTTGGAATGGGCTGCCACTGGCGAGGTGACGCGGGCGGTTCCGGATGATTTCCCAGGGACGGAGTTTCCGGAAGTACGCGCCTAG
- the purE gene encoding 5-(carboxyamino)imidazole ribonucleotide mutase: MAEKTPLVGIIMGSNSDWPTLSQAAEMLDSFGVAYEAQVVSAHRTPEKMYDYAKTAKKRGLKCIIAGAGGAAHLPGMVSALTTLPVLGIPVESKALKGMDSLLSIVQMPGGIPTATFAIGAAGAKNAALYAVSILALNDDSLAQKLEEFREQQKAKVEAMELK; the protein is encoded by the coding sequence ATGGCAGAAAAAACACCTCTCGTCGGAATCATAATGGGCAGCAACTCCGACTGGCCCACCCTCTCTCAAGCAGCCGAGATGCTCGACTCCTTCGGCGTCGCCTACGAGGCGCAAGTCGTTTCCGCGCACCGCACGCCTGAGAAGATGTACGACTACGCCAAAACCGCCAAAAAACGCGGGCTGAAGTGCATCATCGCGGGCGCCGGCGGCGCCGCCCACTTGCCAGGCATGGTCTCCGCACTCACCACGCTCCCGGTCCTCGGCATCCCCGTCGAATCGAAGGCCCTCAAAGGCATGGACTCCCTGCTCTCAATCGTGCAGATGCCCGGCGGCATCCCCACCGCAACCTTCGCCATCGGAGCCGCCGGAGCCAAGAATGCCGCCCTCTACGCCGTCTCCATCCTGGCCCTCAACGACGATTCCCTCGCCCAAAAACTCGAGGAATTCCGCGAACAGCAAAAGGCCAAGGTCGAGGCCATGGAACTCAAGTAA
- a CDS encoding 5-(carboxyamino)imidazole ribonucleotide synthase, translating to MITPGSTIGILGGGQLGRMTGQAARALGYGFVVFEPQDRCPAGHVADLEINAKYSDKSALELLAESSDVVTYEFENVPVEATHELEKKITLHPRPEILHICQNREREKNFLRDSGIPCAPFAIVDSLEDLDKAIAEIGTPAVLKTAAFGYDGKGQLKISSENPDTAAIWKEFGEHRAVLEGWMDFTMEISVLVAANEQGEVSTFPVAENIHTNHILDYSIVPARISPELRARAEELAKEIAQKLGLVGLLGVELFVLRDGTIAVNELAPRPHNSGHYTIDACVTSQFEQFVRAVCGLPLGSTELLSPVTMVNILGDAWIGREPDFASILRHPTAKLHLYGKAQARAGRKMGHFCVLADSAEAAYEQAKELKGKL from the coding sequence GTGATAACACCCGGATCGACAATTGGAATCTTAGGAGGCGGCCAGCTCGGTCGCATGACAGGACAAGCAGCCCGCGCCCTCGGCTACGGCTTTGTGGTCTTCGAACCGCAAGACCGCTGCCCAGCCGGACACGTCGCAGACCTCGAGATCAACGCGAAGTACTCCGACAAGTCCGCCCTCGAGCTCCTGGCAGAGTCCTCGGACGTAGTGACCTACGAATTCGAGAACGTCCCCGTGGAGGCCACCCACGAGCTGGAGAAGAAGATCACCCTGCACCCGCGTCCGGAGATCCTGCACATCTGCCAGAACCGCGAGCGCGAAAAGAACTTCCTGCGCGACAGCGGCATCCCTTGCGCCCCTTTTGCCATCGTGGACTCCCTCGAAGACCTCGACAAGGCAATCGCCGAAATCGGTACGCCCGCAGTGCTCAAAACCGCAGCATTCGGCTACGATGGCAAGGGACAGCTAAAAATCAGTAGCGAAAATCCGGATACCGCCGCCATCTGGAAGGAGTTCGGAGAGCACCGCGCCGTGCTCGAGGGCTGGATGGACTTCACCATGGAAATCTCCGTGCTGGTCGCCGCCAACGAACAGGGCGAAGTCTCTACCTTCCCAGTCGCAGAAAACATTCATACCAACCACATTCTCGACTACTCCATAGTCCCGGCGCGCATCTCTCCCGAATTACGGGCGCGAGCAGAGGAACTGGCCAAGGAGATCGCCCAAAAACTCGGCCTCGTAGGTTTGCTAGGAGTCGAACTATTCGTGCTGCGCGACGGCACGATCGCCGTCAACGAGCTCGCCCCCCGTCCCCACAACTCAGGCCACTACACCATCGACGCCTGCGTCACCTCTCAGTTCGAGCAGTTCGTCCGCGCCGTCTGCGGCTTGCCGCTGGGCTCCACAGAACTGCTAAGTCCTGTGACGATGGTCAACATCCTCGGCGACGCCTGGATCGGCCGCGAACCCGATTTCGCCTCAATTCTCCGTCATCCGACTGCCAAGTTGCACCTTTACGGAAAGGCGCAAGCGCGGGCCGGGAGAAAGATGGGCCATTTCTGCGTGCTCGCCGATTCCGCCGAGGCCGCCTACGAGCAAGCCAAAGAGCTCAAAGGCAAGCTGTAG
- a CDS encoding SCO family protein, whose product MLLVASALAGLLGCAQRNESQEDEKEEGYPLLGVVQGVDVEGVALTVAHEEIPDFMPPMTMVFRVSPGDVKTFKKGDQIKARMVRDEDGGFRLIKIWKIDDEAADTMRRVNKRLAKTVDELGSGYYLAEGDAFPEFALVDQYGETVTPTRYVGKPFMLNFIFTRCTDAEMCPLSTSKMATLQRMAKEEGLEDLEFISVTLDPKYDTPSVLRTYADAYGIEGENFRFVTGERDAVRQLIKSMALTHIETGEDIVHSLATVLVDRDRKIVMRSVKKAWDPMEFLAAAKAL is encoded by the coding sequence ATGCTGCTAGTCGCGTCGGCTTTGGCAGGGCTTCTGGGATGCGCTCAAAGAAACGAAAGTCAAGAAGATGAAAAAGAGGAAGGCTACCCGCTTCTAGGAGTGGTTCAGGGAGTCGACGTGGAGGGAGTCGCCCTTACCGTTGCCCATGAGGAGATCCCGGATTTCATGCCGCCGATGACCATGGTCTTTCGCGTGAGCCCGGGGGACGTGAAGACCTTCAAGAAGGGAGACCAGATCAAGGCTCGCATGGTTCGCGACGAGGACGGCGGCTTTCGCCTGATCAAGATCTGGAAAATTGACGACGAGGCTGCCGACACCATGCGCCGCGTGAACAAACGTCTGGCCAAGACGGTCGACGAGCTGGGCTCGGGCTACTACCTCGCGGAAGGCGACGCGTTTCCGGAGTTCGCATTGGTGGACCAGTACGGGGAGACGGTCACGCCCACTCGCTACGTGGGGAAGCCTTTTATGTTGAACTTCATTTTCACTCGCTGCACCGACGCGGAGATGTGCCCTCTGTCGACTTCCAAGATGGCAACCCTGCAGCGAATGGCCAAGGAAGAGGGGCTCGAAGACTTGGAATTTATTTCGGTCACGCTCGATCCGAAGTACGACACGCCGAGCGTGTTGCGGACTTACGCGGACGCCTACGGAATCGAAGGGGAAAACTTCCGCTTCGTGACCGGGGAGCGTGATGCGGTACGTCAGCTGATTAAGAGCATGGCCCTCACGCATATCGAAACGGGCGAGGACATCGTGCACAGCCTGGCGACGGTCTTGGTGGACCGCGATCGCAAGATCGTAATGCGCTCCGTCAAGAAGGCGTGGGACCCTATGGAATTCTTGGCCGCGGCCAAAGCGCTTTGA
- a CDS encoding COX15/CtaA family protein produces MPAKALSHTENRYLPALFWLSFGALVWITFLLYAGGFTTTIRAGMAFLDWPLSNGSINPEGWLQDKDMAAEHSHRLLGMVMGLLSIGLCILAHASKAAPSVRKMGNWLVVLVIVQGLLGGLRVKLDALNLNIDHNLYAQSFAVAHATLAQLFLCLLVAFVISNSRSWIERNAGFPYAPDASVATFGYVACGTIVLQLIVGAIMRHAHAGLAITTFPLTPHGTLVPPVFDFAIGIHFAHRVGAVVVTIAVIAFCIKVWKDAASRRAMGRSAAGLVALLLIQVLLGALVIWKVRNEHVTTLHMLNGAFTLALCWSMTYRSLKPKFNANSAAANQRDALEGKPSAIGQTAEA; encoded by the coding sequence ATGCCAGCAAAAGCACTAAGTCATACCGAAAACCGATACCTTCCAGCCTTGTTCTGGCTCAGCTTCGGCGCCCTCGTATGGATTACCTTCCTACTCTACGCCGGTGGTTTCACCACCACCATACGCGCAGGGATGGCCTTCCTAGATTGGCCGCTCTCCAACGGTTCGATCAATCCGGAAGGTTGGCTGCAGGACAAAGACATGGCCGCGGAACACTCCCACCGCCTGCTGGGCATGGTCATGGGGCTGCTTTCCATCGGTCTCTGCATCCTCGCGCACGCGAGCAAAGCCGCCCCTTCCGTTCGCAAGATGGGCAATTGGCTGGTCGTCCTCGTGATCGTTCAAGGCCTGCTCGGGGGGCTGCGCGTGAAGCTCGACGCCCTGAACCTCAACATCGACCACAACCTTTACGCCCAGAGTTTTGCGGTCGCTCACGCTACCTTGGCACAGCTGTTTCTCTGCTTGCTCGTCGCTTTCGTTATAAGCAACAGCCGCTCCTGGATCGAGCGCAACGCCGGTTTCCCCTACGCCCCGGACGCGTCCGTCGCCACCTTCGGATACGTCGCCTGCGGCACCATCGTGCTCCAGCTTATCGTCGGCGCCATCATGCGGCACGCGCACGCCGGACTTGCCATCACCACCTTTCCGCTCACCCCACACGGCACGCTTGTACCGCCCGTCTTCGACTTCGCCATCGGCATCCACTTCGCCCACCGCGTAGGAGCAGTCGTGGTTACGATCGCCGTGATCGCATTCTGCATCAAAGTTTGGAAGGACGCTGCGAGCCGCAGAGCGATGGGGAGATCGGCCGCCGGCTTGGTAGCGCTCCTGTTAATACAAGTCCTCCTCGGAGCTCTGGTTATCTGGAAAGTTCGCAACGAGCACGTCACGACCTTGCATATGCTGAACGGGGCGTTCACCTTAGCCCTTTGCTGGTCAATGACGTACAGAAGCCTAAAGCCTAAATTCAACGCCAACTCCGCCGCCGCGAACCAACGCGACGCGCTTGAGGGAAAGCCCTCCGCCATCGGCCAAACTGCAGAAGCGTGA
- the cyoE gene encoding heme o synthase, protein MSDRTENKAIAWSAYYELTKPRLSLLSVITALVGYLAALPARDVFVLVFFLGGTAVCAAGAATLNQFIERDTDALMKRTRERPLPAGQVSPTVALWLGIALSVVGVTALWLGANPLAGALGLATIFTYIALYTPLKLKTRWATEVGALPGALPPLIGWAAAEGEISPLGWILFGILAFWQMPHFMAIAWTFRKDYGSAGFPMLTVVDPTGRKAGIWATVNAIALLIVSLLPIFLGLCSWLYTAVAALFGIWYLLRSIAFATASNRDGVARKLFFNSILYLPAVLFTLVIDRWILF, encoded by the coding sequence TTGTCCGATCGTACCGAGAACAAAGCTATCGCCTGGTCCGCTTACTACGAGCTCACCAAACCGCGCCTTAGCCTACTTTCCGTTATAACCGCCCTAGTCGGCTACTTGGCTGCCCTGCCTGCAAGGGACGTATTCGTCCTCGTCTTCTTTCTTGGAGGAACCGCCGTCTGCGCCGCAGGAGCCGCCACTCTGAACCAATTCATCGAGCGCGACACGGATGCGCTCATGAAACGCACCCGGGAACGCCCCCTACCGGCGGGACAAGTATCCCCCACTGTCGCCTTGTGGCTTGGCATCGCCCTATCCGTCGTCGGCGTCACCGCCCTTTGGCTGGGAGCTAACCCGCTCGCGGGAGCCCTCGGACTGGCAACCATCTTCACCTACATCGCGCTCTACACGCCGCTGAAGCTCAAGACGCGCTGGGCCACCGAAGTGGGTGCATTGCCAGGCGCCTTGCCGCCCCTGATCGGCTGGGCAGCCGCGGAGGGCGAGATTTCTCCGCTCGGATGGATCCTTTTCGGAATCCTCGCCTTTTGGCAAATGCCGCACTTCATGGCGATCGCCTGGACTTTCCGCAAGGACTACGGCTCGGCAGGCTTTCCCATGCTCACGGTGGTTGACCCGACAGGACGCAAGGCCGGCATCTGGGCAACCGTGAACGCGATCGCCTTGCTCATCGTCAGCTTGCTTCCCATCTTCCTCGGGCTTTGCAGCTGGCTCTACACTGCCGTGGCAGCCCTCTTTGGCATCTGGTACCTGCTGCGCTCCATCGCTTTCGCGACAGCGAGCAACCGAGACGGCGTGGCCCGCAAGCTATTCTTCAACTCCATCCTTTACCTGCCAGCGGTGCTTTTCACCTTGGTAATCGATCGTTGGATACTCTTCTAA
- a CDS encoding DUF420 domain-containing protein, whose translation MEISDIPALNASLNAIATVLIIAGVVSIKAKKEGLHRLLMGASIIVSAIFLIGYVYHKIAVRGVHTPFNGEGAIRYVYYTMLISHILLAAAIPVLVIRTAYLGIKDRRELHKKWARITYPIWLYVSVTGVLVYYFLYVWFQPAAA comes from the coding sequence ATGGAAATTAGCGACATTCCCGCACTCAACGCCTCACTCAACGCGATCGCCACTGTCCTCATCATCGCGGGAGTAGTCTCCATCAAAGCGAAGAAGGAAGGCCTGCACCGTCTCCTAATGGGAGCCTCTATCATCGTTTCTGCGATCTTCCTCATCGGCTACGTCTACCACAAGATAGCTGTTCGAGGGGTGCACACTCCGTTCAATGGCGAGGGAGCCATCCGCTACGTCTACTACACGATGCTCATCTCCCACATTCTGCTGGCTGCTGCCATCCCGGTGCTCGTCATCCGCACCGCCTACCTCGGAATCAAAGACCGCCGCGAACTGCACAAGAAATGGGCCCGCATCACTTATCCAATCTGGCTCTACGTATCCGTTACAGGAGTACTGGTATACTACTTCCTCTATGTCTGGTTTCAGCCAGCAGCCGCTTGA
- a CDS encoding SLC13 family permease: MTWDIAFVFVLLVLTLVSFVWEKLPADVTALSVFAILIATGTLSSQQAFSVFSNPAPITVGAMFMLSAALEKTGLIAQLSQKLQSLGNLSYRPFLLVIMVLVGILSGFINNTPVVVVMLPIVLTLSSKIGVAGSKVLIPLSYASILGGTCTLLGTSTNIIVSGVAEGVGGKALGMFEFAFIGVPIFLAGLVYLILFGNKLLPWRETLTSILSEEERREYIAEAFVSTDSSAIGKTLQEAGFKRTSGMRVIDLVRSGVSLQGRMQDVKLMEGDRLFLACRASGLAQARSIEGIDLAAERELGLEHINAHEGLIVEGILGPNSEILGKTLEEVNFRQRYRLVVLAIHRNGKNLRDQLGTLRLEFGDTLLLLGTDEAIQNMSGSEDIILMENRAVPSKTEKRKSFAVLAAIAGVVACASSGFAGIEVAAVVACAFLFVTNCLRPKDGYAAVQWNILFIIFGMLSLGMAMSETGASKWLADQLISVVTLFTTEEMRPYVMLACLYLLTNLLTEILSNNAAAVLMATLAVGISQTLGVDMKPFLMTVAIAASASFSTPIGYQTNTYVYGAGGYRFTDFVKVGAPLNAICFLIAVTLIPMIWNF; this comes from the coding sequence ATGACTTGGGATATCGCATTCGTATTCGTACTCCTCGTGCTGACGCTCGTCAGCTTCGTGTGGGAAAAACTGCCGGCCGACGTTACCGCGCTTTCCGTCTTCGCAATCCTGATCGCTACGGGAACCCTCAGCTCCCAGCAGGCATTTTCAGTGTTTTCCAACCCCGCTCCCATCACCGTAGGAGCGATGTTCATGCTCAGCGCGGCACTGGAAAAGACGGGCTTGATCGCTCAGTTGAGCCAAAAGCTGCAATCCCTGGGCAACCTGAGCTACCGCCCTTTCCTGCTGGTGATCATGGTCCTGGTGGGGATCCTTTCCGGCTTCATCAACAACACGCCCGTAGTTGTCGTCATGCTTCCCATCGTGCTGACGCTATCCAGCAAGATTGGAGTCGCCGGCTCTAAAGTCCTCATCCCCCTCTCCTATGCCTCCATCCTCGGCGGCACCTGCACGCTCCTCGGCACCAGCACCAACATCATCGTCAGCGGCGTGGCTGAAGGCGTGGGCGGCAAGGCGCTCGGCATGTTTGAGTTCGCCTTCATCGGCGTGCCGATCTTCCTCGCTGGACTCGTCTATCTGATCCTTTTCGGCAACAAGCTGCTACCTTGGCGCGAGACCTTGACTTCTATCCTTTCCGAAGAAGAACGGCGAGAGTACATCGCGGAAGCCTTCGTCAGTACTGATTCCTCCGCCATAGGGAAGACCTTGCAAGAAGCGGGATTCAAACGCACCAGCGGCATGCGGGTGATCGACCTCGTACGATCCGGCGTATCCCTGCAGGGTCGCATGCAGGACGTCAAGCTGATGGAGGGTGACCGCCTCTTCCTCGCCTGCCGCGCCTCCGGGCTTGCTCAAGCCCGCTCCATCGAGGGCATCGATCTCGCAGCAGAACGGGAACTCGGACTCGAGCACATCAACGCCCACGAGGGCTTGATTGTAGAAGGCATCCTCGGTCCGAACTCCGAAATCCTCGGCAAAACGTTGGAAGAGGTAAACTTTCGTCAACGCTACCGGCTCGTAGTGCTCGCCATCCACCGCAACGGAAAAAACCTGCGCGACCAACTTGGAACCTTACGCCTCGAGTTCGGCGACACCCTGCTCCTGCTGGGCACTGACGAGGCCATTCAGAACATGAGCGGGAGCGAGGACATTATCCTCATGGAGAACCGAGCGGTTCCTTCGAAAACCGAAAAACGCAAGAGCTTTGCCGTGCTCGCTGCCATTGCAGGCGTGGTGGCCTGCGCCTCCTCCGGCTTCGCGGGAATAGAAGTGGCGGCCGTTGTCGCTTGCGCCTTTCTTTTCGTGACAAATTGCCTGCGTCCAAAAGATGGATACGCAGCCGTGCAATGGAATATCCTCTTCATCATCTTCGGCATGCTGAGCCTAGGCATGGCCATGTCGGAGACCGGGGCATCCAAATGGCTGGCTGACCAATTGATATCGGTCGTCACCCTCTTCACCACCGAGGAGATGCGCCCCTACGTGATGCTCGCGTGCCTCTACCTGCTAACGAATCTGCTGACCGAGATCCTCTCGAACAACGCAGCCGCAGTTTTGATGGCGACGCTGGCTGTCGGCATTTCCCAAACGCTTGGCGTCGACATGAAGCCTTTCCTCATGACGGTCGCCATCGCCGCCTCCGCCAGCTTCTCGACTCCCATCGGCTACCAAACCAACACCTACGTTTACGGCGCCGGGGGCTATCGTTTCACTGACTTCGTCAAAGTGGGAGCCCCGCTTAACGCGATTTGCTTCCTTATCGCGGTCACCTTGATTCCGATGATTTGGAACTTCTAG